A single window of Streptomyces sp. NBC_00464 DNA harbors:
- a CDS encoding M18 family aminopeptidase codes for MTPVPHRSHADDLLSFIRASPSPYHAVASAAQRLEKAGFRELRGTDDWTGTTGGSFVVRGGALIAWYAPEGTPSHTPFRIIGTHTDSPNLRIKPTPDTGSAGWRQIAVEIYGGVPLNTWLDRDLGISGRLALRGPGGRTDSRLVQIDEPLLRVPQLAIHLDRSVNDGLALDRQRHIAPVWSLGAAEEGALLRRVAAAAEAEPDEVLGWDLMLHDIQPPGYLGAEREFVVASRLDNLVSVHAGVTALAAAATAAEEPDYIPVLAAFDHEEVGSGSDTGAQSPLLENILSRSVKARGGSSEDWSRALAGAFCVSADMAHAVHPNYAERHDPDHRPLPNSGPTVKVNVNQRYATDSTGIAVFASACERAGAPWQPFVSNNAMPCGTSIGPLTAARLGVQTVDVGVPGLSMHSARELCGAEDPGHLAAILGAFVTSD; via the coding sequence ATGACGCCGGTCCCTCACCGCAGCCACGCCGACGACCTGCTCTCCTTCATCAGGGCCAGCCCCTCCCCGTACCACGCCGTGGCGAGCGCCGCCCAGCGCCTGGAGAAGGCCGGCTTCCGTGAGCTGCGGGGCACCGACGACTGGACGGGCACCACGGGCGGCAGTTTCGTCGTCCGCGGCGGCGCCCTGATCGCCTGGTACGCCCCCGAGGGCACGCCCTCCCACACACCGTTCCGGATCATCGGCACCCACACCGACTCGCCGAACCTGCGGATCAAGCCCACCCCCGACACCGGCTCCGCCGGCTGGCGGCAGATCGCGGTGGAGATCTACGGCGGGGTCCCGCTCAACACCTGGCTCGACCGCGATCTGGGTATCTCCGGCCGGCTGGCCCTGCGCGGCCCCGGTGGCCGGACCGACTCCCGGCTCGTCCAGATCGACGAACCGCTGCTGCGCGTGCCCCAGCTGGCGATCCACCTGGACCGTTCCGTCAACGACGGCCTCGCGCTGGACCGGCAGCGGCACATCGCCCCGGTCTGGTCGCTCGGCGCCGCCGAGGAGGGTGCGCTGCTGCGCCGGGTCGCGGCGGCGGCGGAGGCCGAGCCGGACGAGGTGCTCGGCTGGGACCTGATGCTCCATGACATCCAACCGCCCGGATACCTGGGCGCGGAGCGGGAGTTCGTGGTCGCGTCCCGGCTGGACAACCTGGTGTCGGTGCACGCGGGTGTCACGGCGCTGGCCGCCGCGGCGACCGCGGCCGAGGAGCCCGATTACATCCCGGTCCTGGCGGCCTTCGACCACGAGGAGGTCGGCAGCGGCTCCGACACGGGTGCGCAGAGCCCGCTGCTGGAGAACATCCTGAGCCGTTCCGTGAAGGCCAGGGGCGGCAGTTCCGAGGACTGGTCGCGGGCGCTGGCGGGCGCCTTCTGCGTCTCGGCCGACATGGCGCACGCGGTCCACCCCAACTACGCGGAGCGCCACGACCCCGACCACCGCCCGCTGCCCAACAGCGGCCCCACGGTCAAGGTCAACGTCAATCAGCGTTACGCCACCGACTCGACCGGGATCGCGGTGTTCGCGTCGGCCTGCGAGCGGGCGGGTGCGCCCTGGCAGCCGTTCGTCTCCAACAACGCGATGCCGTGCGGTACGTCGATCGGCCCGCTCACCGCGGCCCGGCTGGGTGTGCAAACCGTCGACGTGGGTGTGCCGGGTCTGTCGATGCACTCGGCACGCGAGCTGTGCGGGGCGGAGGACCCCGGGCACCTGGCGGCGATCCTGGGCGCGTTCGTGACCTCGGACTGA
- a CDS encoding ricin-type beta-trefoil lectin domain protein, producing the protein MTRTRDRLRCTVAAAAAMAAALGGMAFAAGPAGAAQSGTTTTASTALSPELEAIRAAEATRLYGDPAERPLADRKTGLISLGDSEISGEGVGTYEAGTNGPDNWCHRSPDSAIHRTGIPADLTYNVSCSGAYTGNIVIGGSKQYADELVQSDNLAIKARNTRIKMIVLVAGANDDLQFGPVMTDCVTRWVLSQGTCEPKYDGGWQARVDGLVPKVEKTVRDLKTVMTGAGYADGDYKLVVMGYPSPIGPDFYDNANFPGKLPGGCAGYDSDAAWGRNVAVPAFERGMRKAAADTGAVYLDNSRLFHGHEVCSESTWARGLFIDLSHFPPDSNSLRQSFHPNAAGHGAFASCLTQIYNSGLREASCADPASTGKPVLQGAAWDDLFKPLRGEATGSCLDVPASVTRNNTGVTGWECHGGRNQGWWYDSATKNLRPQLSHDRCLDVPGADYKAGAALILYNCGGAANQQFVRQSGTLRPAAATGLCATLAGAHDPLRLQACDGSAGQRFA; encoded by the coding sequence ATGACGCGCACCAGAGACAGACTCCGATGTACGGTCGCGGCGGCCGCGGCCATGGCGGCGGCGCTGGGCGGGATGGCCTTCGCCGCCGGACCGGCGGGCGCCGCCCAGTCCGGTACCACCACTACCGCATCCACCGCCCTGTCGCCCGAACTGGAGGCCATCCGCGCCGCCGAGGCCACCCGCCTGTACGGCGACCCGGCCGAGCGCCCGCTCGCCGACCGCAAGACCGGGCTCATCTCGCTCGGCGACAGCGAGATCTCGGGCGAGGGCGTCGGCACGTACGAGGCCGGCACCAACGGCCCCGACAACTGGTGCCACCGCTCACCCGACTCCGCCATCCACCGCACCGGGATCCCCGCCGACCTCACGTACAACGTCTCCTGCTCCGGCGCGTACACCGGGAACATCGTCATCGGCGGCTCGAAGCAGTACGCCGACGAGCTCGTGCAGAGCGACAACCTCGCCATCAAGGCGCGCAACACCCGCATCAAGATGATCGTGCTGGTGGCGGGTGCCAACGACGACCTCCAGTTCGGCCCGGTCATGACGGACTGCGTCACGCGCTGGGTCCTCAGTCAGGGGACCTGCGAGCCGAAGTACGACGGTGGCTGGCAGGCCCGCGTCGACGGGCTCGTGCCCAAGGTCGAGAAGACCGTGCGCGACCTGAAGACGGTGATGACCGGCGCCGGTTACGCCGACGGCGACTACAAGCTCGTCGTCATGGGCTACCCGAGCCCCATCGGCCCGGACTTCTACGACAACGCGAACTTCCCCGGCAAGCTTCCCGGCGGCTGCGCCGGATACGACTCCGACGCCGCCTGGGGCCGCAACGTCGCCGTTCCCGCCTTCGAGCGCGGCATGCGCAAGGCCGCCGCCGACACCGGAGCGGTCTACCTGGACAACTCCCGGCTCTTCCACGGCCACGAGGTGTGCAGCGAGTCCACCTGGGCCCGCGGCCTGTTCATCGACCTCTCGCACTTCCCGCCGGACTCCAACTCCCTCCGGCAGTCCTTCCACCCGAACGCGGCCGGCCACGGCGCCTTCGCCTCCTGCCTGACCCAGATCTACAACTCGGGCCTGCGCGAGGCGAGCTGCGCCGACCCGGCGAGCACCGGAAAGCCGGTGCTGCAGGGCGCGGCCTGGGACGATCTCTTCAAGCCCCTGCGCGGCGAGGCCACCGGCAGCTGCCTGGACGTCCCCGCCTCGGTCACCCGTAACAACACCGGGGTCACCGGCTGGGAGTGCCACGGCGGCCGCAACCAGGGCTGGTGGTACGACTCCGCCACCAAGAACCTCCGGCCGCAGCTCAGCCACGACCGCTGCCTGGACGTGCCGGGCGCCGACTACAAGGCCGGCGCAGCGCTCATCCTCTACAACTGCGGGGGCGCGGCCAACCAGCAGTTCGTCCGGCAGTCGGGCACCCTGCGCCCGGCCGCCGCGACCGGGCTCTGCGCGACCCTGGCGGGGGCCCATGATCCCCTGAGGCTCCAGGCCTGCGACGGAAGCGCCGGCCAGCGCTTCGCGTAA
- a CDS encoding class II fumarate hydratase — translation MTDENSTAAAGGGYRIEHDSMGEVRVPADAKWRAQTQRAVENFPISGQRLERAHIAALAQVKAAAAKVNAELKVLDPEIAEAIQEAAAEVAEGRWDAHFPIDVFQTGSGTSSNMNTNEVLATLATERLGRDVHPNDHVNASQSSNDVFPSSIHIAATGAVTGALIPALDHLAAALERKSAEFADVVKSGRTHLMDATPVTLGQEFGGYAAQIRYGIERLRASLPRLAELPLGGTAVGTGINTPPGFSAAVIAEVARVTGLPLTEARDHFEAQGARDGLVETSGQLRTIAVSLTKISNDLRWMASGPRTGLAEISLPDLQPGSSIMPGKVNPVIPEAVLMVAAQVTGNDATVAVAGAAGNFELNVMLPVIAKNLLESVRLLTNVSRLLADRTVDGITANVERAREYAESSPSVVTPLNKYIGYEEAAKVAKKSLAERRTIREVVLASGYVERGDLTVEQLDEALDVLRMTRP, via the coding sequence ATGACGGACGAGAATTCGACAGCAGCGGCCGGCGGCGGCTACCGCATCGAGCACGACTCGATGGGCGAGGTCCGGGTACCCGCCGACGCGAAGTGGCGGGCCCAGACCCAGCGGGCCGTGGAGAACTTCCCGATCTCCGGACAGCGCCTGGAGCGGGCCCACATCGCCGCCCTGGCCCAGGTCAAGGCGGCGGCGGCCAAGGTGAACGCCGAACTGAAGGTCCTCGACCCGGAGATCGCCGAGGCCATCCAGGAGGCCGCGGCGGAGGTCGCCGAGGGACGCTGGGACGCGCACTTCCCCATCGACGTCTTCCAGACAGGTTCCGGCACCTCCTCGAACATGAACACCAACGAGGTCCTGGCCACACTCGCCACCGAGCGCCTCGGCCGCGACGTCCACCCCAACGATCACGTCAACGCCTCGCAGTCCTCCAACGACGTCTTCCCCTCCTCCATCCACATCGCCGCGACCGGCGCGGTGACGGGAGCGCTGATCCCGGCCCTGGACCATCTGGCGGCGGCACTGGAGCGCAAGTCCGCCGAGTTCGCGGACGTCGTGAAGTCGGGGCGTACGCACCTGATGGACGCCACCCCCGTCACCCTGGGCCAGGAATTCGGCGGGTACGCCGCGCAGATCCGCTACGGCATCGAGCGGCTGCGCGCCTCCCTCCCCCGCCTCGCCGAGCTGCCGCTGGGCGGCACGGCCGTCGGCACCGGCATCAACACCCCGCCCGGCTTCTCCGCCGCCGTCATCGCCGAGGTCGCCCGCGTCACCGGGCTGCCGCTCACCGAGGCCCGGGACCACTTCGAGGCCCAGGGCGCACGGGACGGCCTCGTCGAGACCTCCGGCCAGCTCCGCACGATCGCGGTCTCCCTCACCAAGATCTCCAACGATCTGCGCTGGATGGCATCGGGCCCGCGCACCGGACTGGCCGAGATCAGCCTCCCCGACCTCCAGCCGGGGTCCTCGATCATGCCGGGCAAGGTGAATCCGGTCATTCCCGAGGCCGTGCTGATGGTCGCCGCCCAGGTGACGGGGAACGACGCCACGGTCGCCGTCGCGGGCGCCGCCGGCAACTTCGAGCTGAACGTCATGCTCCCGGTCATCGCGAAGAACCTGCTGGAGTCCGTCCGGCTGCTGACCAACGTCTCCCGGCTGCTCGCGGACCGTACGGTCGACGGAATCACGGCGAACGTGGAGCGGGCCAGGGAGTACGCGGAGTCCTCACCGTCCGTCGTCACCCCGCTGAACAAGTACATCGGTTACGAGGAGGCCGCGAAGGTCGCCAAGAAGTCCCTGGCCGAGCGGAGGACGATCCGCGAGGTGGTGCTGGCCTCGGGCTACGTCGAGCGCGGCGACCTCACCGTGGAACAGCTCGACGAGGCGCTGGACGTGTTGCGTATGACCCGTCCGTGA
- the fomD gene encoding cytidylyl-2-hydroxypropylphosphonate hydrolase yields the protein MTGTGETERWAPGDQILWRYRGNGPRRRGPGPGRSPNPVHICRPVTVVQDTDELLAVWVAPGTECVKPVLADGTDVHAEPLATRYTAPRTTARSPWLGNGVLKLARPGEPWSVWLFWDRGWQFRSWYVNLEEPRTRWTGGIDSEDHFLDISVYPDRSWLWRDEDEFAQAQQVGLMTPAAARQVRAAGQAAVGVIRDWGAPFRDGWEDWRPDPRWRVPALPADWDRLPDDWDRTPSAMPS from the coding sequence ATGACAGGTACCGGAGAGACCGAGCGCTGGGCGCCGGGTGATCAGATCCTGTGGCGCTACCGCGGTAACGGACCGCGGCGGCGCGGCCCCGGTCCCGGCCGGTCGCCGAACCCCGTGCACATCTGCCGCCCCGTCACCGTCGTCCAGGACACCGACGAGCTGCTCGCCGTCTGGGTCGCCCCCGGCACCGAGTGCGTGAAGCCGGTGCTGGCGGACGGCACCGACGTGCACGCCGAGCCGCTCGCCACCCGGTACACGGCCCCGCGCACCACCGCCCGCTCGCCCTGGCTGGGCAACGGGGTCCTGAAGCTGGCCCGGCCCGGCGAACCGTGGTCCGTCTGGCTGTTCTGGGACCGGGGCTGGCAGTTCCGCAGCTGGTACGTGAACCTGGAGGAACCGCGGACCCGCTGGACGGGCGGCATCGACTCCGAGGACCACTTCCTCGACATCTCGGTCTACCCGGACCGCAGCTGGCTCTGGCGCGACGAGGACGAGTTCGCCCAGGCCCAGCAGGTCGGCCTGATGACCCCGGCCGCCGCCCGGCAGGTGCGTGCGGCTGGACAGGCCGCGGTCGGCGTGATCCGCGACTGGGGGGCGCCGTTCCGGGACGGCTGGGAGGACTGGCGGCCCGATCCGCGCTGGCGGGTGCCCGCGCTGCCCGCCGACTGGGACCGGTTGCCGGATGACTGGGACCGCACCCCCTCCGCCATGCCGTCGTGA
- a CDS encoding SpoIIE family protein phosphatase → MTEHPTSHEGRQPLAARSQERTRPRQRDAASAAAAGAAIPAPAKAPNPAAAGTGPTAGPDPQAAARREGDRLRFVGAATRRIARGIDLDEIVLGLCRASVPTFSDAILVYLRDPLPVGDERPVNPFVLRLRRSDRLRLSDEDTENLSETERLRLPTIDPQTDLTPASELCEVLAGGALAEVLRGVRPVFGDSAAARVALPELLGAGRTVPSGHRAILAPLRGRRRVIGAAVFLRGTERPPFEANDLLVAAQLATHTALGIDKAVLYGREAYIADELQRTMLPDSLPQPTGVRLASRYLPAAETARVGGDWYDAIPLPGSRVALVVGDVMGHSMTSAAIMGQLRTTAQTLAGLDLPPQEVLHHLDEQAQRLGSDRMATCLYAVYDPVAHRITIANAGHPPPVLLHLGGRAEVLKVPPGAPIGVGGVDFEAVELDAPAGATLLLYTDGLVESRLRDVWTGIEQLRERLAATARLTGPDHSPPLEALCDDVLDMLGPGDRDDDIALLAARFDGIAPSDVAYWFLEPEDSAPGRARRLARRALSRWGLDDLSDSVELLVSEVVTNAVRYAERPVTLRLLRTDILRCEVGDDSPQLPRQRRARDMDEGGRGLFLVNRLARRWGATRLSTGKVVWFEMPTRGQ, encoded by the coding sequence GTGACGGAGCACCCCACCTCCCACGAAGGCCGACAGCCTCTCGCCGCCCGGTCGCAGGAACGCACCCGGCCACGGCAGCGCGACGCCGCGTCGGCGGCCGCTGCCGGTGCGGCGATCCCGGCCCCGGCCAAGGCCCCGAACCCGGCCGCGGCCGGAACGGGCCCCACGGCCGGGCCCGACCCGCAGGCGGCAGCCCGTCGCGAGGGCGACCGGCTGCGCTTCGTAGGTGCCGCGACCCGGCGGATCGCCCGCGGCATAGACCTGGACGAGATCGTGCTCGGGCTGTGCCGGGCCAGTGTGCCGACGTTCTCCGACGCCATACTCGTCTACCTCCGCGACCCGCTGCCGGTCGGCGACGAGCGGCCCGTCAACCCGTTCGTGCTGCGGCTGCGCCGCTCCGACCGGCTGCGGCTGAGCGACGAGGACACCGAGAACCTCTCGGAGACCGAGCGGCTGCGACTGCCCACCATCGACCCGCAGACCGATCTGACGCCCGCCTCCGAACTGTGCGAGGTCCTGGCCGGCGGCGCGCTGGCCGAGGTGCTGCGCGGGGTGCGTCCGGTCTTCGGCGACTCCGCCGCGGCCCGGGTCGCGCTGCCGGAGCTGCTCGGCGCGGGCCGCACGGTGCCGTCCGGCCACCGGGCGATCCTCGCGCCGCTGCGCGGGCGGCGCCGGGTGATCGGTGCGGCGGTCTTCCTGCGCGGCACCGAGCGCCCGCCCTTCGAGGCCAACGACCTGCTGGTCGCGGCCCAGCTGGCCACACACACCGCGCTCGGCATCGACAAGGCCGTGCTGTACGGCCGCGAGGCGTACATCGCCGACGAGCTCCAGCGCACCATGCTGCCCGACTCGCTCCCGCAGCCCACCGGCGTCCGGCTGGCCTCCCGCTACCTCCCCGCCGCCGAGACGGCCCGGGTCGGGGGCGACTGGTACGACGCGATCCCGCTGCCCGGCAGCCGGGTCGCCCTGGTCGTCGGCGACGTCATGGGCCACTCCATGACCTCCGCCGCGATCATGGGCCAGCTGCGCACCACCGCCCAGACCCTGGCCGGTCTCGACCTGCCGCCGCAGGAGGTCCTGCACCACCTCGACGAGCAGGCCCAGCGGCTCGGCAGCGACCGCATGGCGACCTGCCTGTACGCGGTGTACGACCCCGTCGCGCACCGCATCACCATCGCCAACGCCGGCCACCCGCCGCCCGTCCTGCTCCACCTCGGCGGCCGGGCCGAGGTGCTGAAGGTGCCGCCGGGCGCCCCGATCGGCGTGGGCGGAGTGGACTTCGAGGCCGTCGAGCTGGACGCGCCCGCGGGCGCCACCCTGCTCCTCTACACCGACGGCCTGGTGGAGTCGCGGCTGCGCGACGTCTGGACCGGCATCGAGCAGCTGCGCGAGCGCCTCGCCGCCACGGCCCGGCTGACCGGCCCCGACCACTCGCCGCCGCTGGAGGCCCTCTGCGACGACGTGCTGGACATGCTCGGCCCCGGCGACCGGGACGACGACATCGCGCTGCTCGCCGCCCGCTTCGACGGGATCGCACCGAGCGATGTCGCCTACTGGTTCCTGGAGCCGGAGGACTCCGCCCCGGGCCGGGCCCGCAGGCTGGCCCGGCGCGCCCTCAGCCGCTGGGGTCTGGACGACCTGTCGGACTCGGTGGAGCTGCTGGTCAGCGAGGTGGTGACCAACGCCGTGCGGTATGCGGAGCGGCCGGTCACCCTGCGGCTGCTGCGGACCGACATCCTGCGCTGCGAGGTCGGCGACGACTCCCCGCAGCTGCCCCGGCAGCGCCGGGCCCGGGACATGGACGAGGGCGGCCGCGGCCTGTTCCTGGTGAACCGGCTGGCCCGGCGGTGGGGCGCGACGCGTCTGTCGACCGGCAAGGTGGTCTGGTTCGAGATGCCCACCCGGGGGCAGTGA
- a CDS encoding transglycosylase domain-containing protein, producing MGRADARRAQRRGSRRAGKSGGGIRRLFTWRKLLGAAFTVCLLGMGGFAVLYMLVDVPEGNAQAKLQSNIYKYSDGTLLARTGEVNREIVDLAQVPKDVQMTFVAAENKSFYDDKGVDFKGTARGLFNTVSGKGKQGGSTITQQYVKNYYLDQDQTVTRKLKELVISLKVDQKRSKKEILAGYINTSFYGRQAYGIQAAAQAYYGKDAKELNVAEGAYLAALLQAPSQYDWAVAGPKSKALVKERWNYVLDNMVEEKWLDAGERQGLKFPVPQDPKPVNGVAGQKGYIVEAARKSVLQATGMSSEQFDLGGWTITVNIDKKKQQQLEKSVETKLIDNLDTKKRKLDQDIQAGAVSVNPKTGAVLALYGGRGQSEHWSSNAARTDFQPASTFKPVILAAALDQESVTQDDQQITANTRYDGTSKRPVVGSDVAFSPENEDDRDYGSVTVQTAMNKSINSVFAQMGVDVGMDEVMQTAGKLGMDVKGLDAVPAQTLGSMGASPMEMAGIYATLDNHGKKVTPQIVKSAVHQSDDPVQMPDAIGDQVITRQAADSVTSVLTGVVDDGTAHEAVRNAEGLADQQIAGKTGTSDDNKSAWFTGYTPNLVTSVGLFGEAAFDRTGENGKKIHKYDQVTLKGAGGGGRVNGGGFPAQIWADFTAKAMGDPGKFVLDTDMGAAITPPPDTSSPSAPASPSEEVSPSDDPTTKAPATTPPATTEPPETTPPASPSGEPTSEPPTGPSTEPGPSTTPELPLDPGDNNRPDNENAATR from the coding sequence ATGGGTCGAGCGGATGCGCGACGAGCTCAGCGGCGCGGGTCGCGGCGGGCCGGGAAGAGCGGCGGCGGCATACGCAGACTCTTCACCTGGCGGAAACTACTGGGCGCGGCCTTCACCGTCTGCCTGCTGGGCATGGGCGGCTTCGCCGTGCTCTACATGCTCGTGGACGTGCCCGAGGGCAATGCCCAGGCCAAGCTGCAGAGCAACATCTACAAGTACTCCGACGGGACCCTGCTGGCCAGGACGGGCGAGGTCAACCGGGAGATCGTGGACCTCGCGCAGGTGCCCAAGGACGTCCAGATGACCTTCGTCGCCGCCGAGAACAAGTCGTTCTACGACGACAAGGGCGTCGACTTCAAGGGCACCGCACGCGGCCTGTTCAACACCGTTTCCGGCAAGGGCAAGCAGGGTGGCTCGACCATCACCCAGCAGTACGTCAAGAACTACTACCTCGACCAGGACCAGACGGTCACCCGGAAGCTCAAAGAGCTGGTCATCTCACTGAAGGTCGACCAGAAGCGGAGCAAGAAGGAGATCCTCGCCGGCTACATCAACACCAGCTTCTACGGCCGGCAGGCCTACGGCATCCAGGCCGCGGCGCAGGCGTACTACGGCAAGGACGCCAAGGAGCTGAACGTGGCCGAGGGTGCCTACCTCGCCGCCCTGCTCCAGGCCCCCAGCCAGTACGACTGGGCCGTCGCCGGCCCGAAGAGCAAGGCGCTCGTCAAGGAGCGCTGGAACTACGTCCTGGACAACATGGTCGAGGAGAAGTGGCTGGACGCCGGCGAGCGCCAGGGCCTGAAGTTCCCGGTTCCGCAGGACCCCAAGCCGGTGAACGGGGTCGCGGGGCAGAAGGGGTACATCGTCGAAGCGGCCCGCAAGTCGGTGCTGCAGGCGACGGGCATGAGCAGCGAGCAGTTCGACCTCGGTGGCTGGACGATCACCGTCAACATCGACAAGAAGAAGCAGCAGCAGCTGGAGAAGTCGGTCGAGACGAAGCTGATCGACAACCTGGACACGAAGAAGCGCAAGCTCGACCAGGACATCCAGGCCGGTGCCGTATCGGTGAATCCGAAGACCGGCGCGGTGCTCGCCCTGTACGGCGGGCGCGGCCAGAGCGAACACTGGTCGTCGAACGCGGCCCGGACGGACTTCCAGCCCGCCTCCACCTTCAAGCCGGTCATTCTCGCCGCCGCGCTCGACCAGGAGTCGGTGACGCAGGACGACCAGCAGATCACCGCCAACACCCGCTACGACGGCACCAGCAAGCGGCCGGTCGTGGGCAGTGACGTCGCGTTCTCACCGGAGAACGAGGACGACCGCGACTACGGATCGGTCACCGTCCAGACCGCGATGAACAAGTCCATCAACTCCGTCTTCGCGCAGATGGGCGTGGACGTCGGCATGGATGAGGTGATGCAGACCGCCGGCAAGCTCGGCATGGATGTGAAGGGCCTCGACGCCGTGCCCGCGCAGACGCTCGGCTCCATGGGCGCGAGCCCGATGGAGATGGCCGGGATCTACGCCACGCTCGACAACCACGGCAAGAAGGTCACCCCGCAGATCGTGAAGTCGGCCGTGCACCAGAGCGACGACCCGGTGCAGATGCCCGACGCGATCGGCGACCAGGTGATCACGCGCCAGGCCGCGGACTCCGTGACCTCCGTGCTGACCGGAGTCGTCGACGACGGTACGGCCCACGAGGCGGTACGGAACGCCGAGGGACTCGCCGACCAGCAGATCGCGGGCAAGACCGGTACCTCGGACGACAACAAGTCCGCCTGGTTCACCGGCTACACCCCCAATCTCGTCACCTCGGTCGGCCTGTTCGGTGAAGCGGCCTTCGACCGCACCGGCGAGAACGGCAAGAAGATCCACAAGTACGACCAGGTGACCCTCAAGGGCGCAGGCGGCGGTGGCCGCGTCAACGGTGGTGGCTTCCCGGCCCAGATCTGGGCGGACTTCACCGCGAAGGCCATGGGCGACCCGGGCAAGTTCGTGCTCGACACCGACATGGGCGCCGCGATCACCCCGCCGCCGGACACCAGCTCGCCGAGCGCGCCCGCGTCGCCCTCCGAAGAGGTGTCGCCCTCCGACGATCCGACGACCAAGGCGCCCGCAACCACACCGCCCGCGACGACCGAGCCCCCGGAGACCACGCCGCCCGCCAGCCCCTCGGGAGAGCCGACGAGCGAGCCGCCCACCGGCCCGTCGACCGAGCCGGGGCCGTCCACCACCCCCGAACTCCCGCTGGACCCCGGGGACAACAACCGGCCTGACAACGAGAACGCGGCGACACGTTGA
- a CDS encoding SPFH domain-containing protein, whose product MTEPNNPHTPAGPQADLVPDAPEMPEPQVRETTAHSIAGGLGLLLTVIGVFAGIGLAILGGIIGSNGNNGVGIPLCILGVLLTIASFFCMGGVKMVAPGEARVIQLFGRYVGTIRADGLRWINPLTSSRKISTRVRNHETAVLKVNDAYGNPIELAAIVVWKVEDTAQALFEVDDFLEFVATQTEAAVRHIAIEYPYDAHDEGGLSLRGNAEEITEKLAVELTARVQAAGVRIIESRFSHLAYAPEIASAMLQRQQAGAVVAARQLIVEGAVGMVEMALSRIAEQDIVELDPERKAAMVSNLMVVLCGDRAVQPVLNTGTLYQ is encoded by the coding sequence ATGACTGAACCGAACAACCCGCACACCCCTGCCGGACCGCAGGCCGACCTCGTCCCCGACGCCCCCGAGATGCCGGAACCGCAGGTCCGCGAGACGACGGCGCACAGCATCGCCGGCGGCCTCGGACTCCTGCTGACCGTGATCGGGGTGTTCGCCGGCATCGGTCTCGCCATCCTCGGCGGCATCATCGGGTCGAACGGGAACAACGGCGTGGGCATCCCGCTCTGCATCCTGGGCGTACTGCTCACCATCGCCTCGTTCTTCTGCATGGGCGGTGTGAAGATGGTCGCACCGGGCGAGGCCAGGGTGATCCAGCTCTTCGGCCGGTACGTGGGCACGATCCGCGCCGACGGACTGCGCTGGATCAACCCGCTGACGTCCAGCCGCAAGATCTCCACCCGGGTCCGCAACCACGAGACCGCGGTCCTCAAGGTCAACGACGCCTACGGCAACCCGATCGAGCTCGCCGCGATCGTCGTCTGGAAGGTCGAGGACACCGCGCAGGCCCTGTTCGAGGTCGACGACTTCCTGGAGTTCGTCGCCACCCAGACCGAGGCCGCCGTCCGGCACATCGCCATCGAGTACCCGTACGACGCCCACGACGAGGGCGGCCTCTCGCTCCGGGGCAACGCCGAGGAGATCACCGAGAAGCTGGCCGTGGAACTCACGGCACGGGTCCAGGCGGCGGGCGTACGGATCATCGAGTCCCGCTTCAGCCACCTCGCGTACGCCCCCGAGATCGCCTCCGCGATGCTCCAGCGCCAGCAGGCGGGAGCGGTGGTCGCGGCCCGGCAGCTGATCGTCGAGGGAGCCGTCGGCATGGTCGAGATGGCGCTGAGCCGGATCGCCGAGCAGGACATCGTCGAGCTCGACCCCGAACGGAAGGCGGCCATGGTCAGCAATCTGATGGTGGTGCTGTGCGGCGACCGCGCGGTGCAGCCGGTCCTCAACACGGGCACCCTCTACCAGTGA
- a CDS encoding PadR family transcriptional regulator, protein MSIGHTLLGLLESGPRHGYDLKRTFDEKFGHDRPLHYGQVYSTMSRLLKNGLVEVDGVETDGGPERKRYAITDAGITDVATWLTQPEKPEPYLQSTLYTKVVLAMLTGRSAADVLDAQRSEHLRMMRILTDRKRQGDLADQLICDHALFHLEADLRWLELTAARLGQLAKVVAP, encoded by the coding sequence ATGTCTATCGGCCACACCCTGCTCGGGCTCCTGGAGTCCGGCCCCCGCCACGGCTACGACCTCAAACGGACCTTCGACGAAAAGTTCGGGCACGACCGCCCCCTGCACTACGGGCAGGTCTACTCCACGATGTCCCGGCTCCTCAAGAACGGCCTCGTCGAGGTCGACGGTGTGGAGACCGACGGCGGCCCGGAGCGCAAGCGCTACGCCATCACCGACGCCGGGATCACCGATGTCGCGACCTGGCTCACGCAGCCCGAGAAGCCGGAGCCGTACCTCCAGTCGACCCTGTACACCAAGGTCGTCCTCGCCATGCTCACCGGCCGCAGCGCCGCCGACGTGCTGGACGCCCAGCGCTCCGAGCACCTGCGCATGATGCGCATCCTCACCGACCGCAAGCGTCAGGGCGACCTCGCCGACCAGCTGATCTGCGACCACGCCCTGTTCCACCTCGAAGCCGATCTGCGCTGGCTGGAGCTCACCGCCGCGCGACTCGGCCAGCTCGCGAAGGTGGTGGCCCCGTGA